The Actinocorallia herbida DNA window TCCTCGCGCAGATCGGCCAGCACCCGTTCGCCCAGGGCCGCCGACGCCGCGAACGCGGCCCTGGTGAGCAGCGCCTGGACCACCGTGAAGGCGGCGATGCCCGCGGCCAGCAGGTCGATCCGGCGGCCCGGGTCCTGCACGAGCTGGGCGAACAGCCACGGCACGGCGAGGCCCGAGACCGTCGCCAGGGCGTGCAGCGCCACGGTGGCGGCCAGCGCACGCGGATGGCGCAGCACCAGCCGCCTGGCGTAGGCCTTGGCCTGGTCCGCGCTCGCGATGGGCAGCTTCACGCCGGATCCCCCTCCCGCTCGTTCGGCACGTTCTCCTCCAGCACGCTTTCGTCCGGCGCGCCTTCTTCCGGCACGTTCTCGGCAGGCACGCGTTCGTTCGGCCCGTACTCGTCCGGAATGCCGGGGCCGCCTAACTGCCGGGTCACGGCGGCCCGGTATCCGGGCGCCTCGGCCATCAGGTCGGCGTGCCCGCCCTCGGCGGCGACCTTGCCGCGCTGGACGTGCACCACGTGGTCGGCCGCGGCGAGCACCAGCGGGCTCCCGGTGAACACCACGGTCGTGCGGCCCGCGCGGTGCGCCGCGAGCCGCTCAGCGATCGCCGCCTCGGTGTGCGCGTCGACCGCGCTGGTCGGCTCGACCAGCAAGAGCACCTCGGCGTCGGCCGCGAGCGCGCGGGCGAGCCGCAGCCTTTGGCGCTGCCCGCCGGAGAACTCGCGTCCGGCTTCGGCCACCGTGCCCTCGGCGAGCCCGCCCGCCTCGGCGAGCACGTCGTCGGCCGAGGCGGCCCGCACGGCCGAGGCGATCCGCTCGTCCGGGCCCTCCGGCAGCAGTTCCGCCCGCAGCGGGCCGGTGAAGAGCACGTCCCCTTCTGCCGCGTAGAGGATGCGACGGCGCAGGCCCGCCAGCTCGGCCAAAGGCACACCGCCATAGGTGACGCCCGATTCGCCGGTATAGCCCGCCAGCCTGTCGGCGAGCGCGCCCGCCTCCTGCCCGGCCACCACCGCGGTGAGCAGGCCGGGCCGGATCCGCAGCCCCGAGGCGTCATCGGCGAGCTCGCCCCCGCTCGGCTCGCGCACGCCGTCGCCCGGGTGATCCGGCGTCATCCGCAGGATCCGCACGACCCGGGCCGCGGCCACATGGCCCCTGGTGAGGTGCCCGGCGGCCTCGCCCAGCACCCAGAGCGGCGTCACGAGGAACGCCGCGTAGCCGTAGCAGGCCACGAGCTGGCCGACGGTGATCTCGCCGGCCGCCGTGTACCGGGCGCCCAGCCAGGTGACGAGCGTGAGCAGCAGACCGGGGAACAGGACCGCCGCGGCGTTCAGCCATGCCTCGGCCCGGCCGGCCCGGGTGCCGGCCTCGCGCACCCGCTGGGACTCCGCCCGGAAGCGCCGCTCGAACAGGGCCTCGCCGCCGATGCCGCGCAGCACCCGCAGCCCCGCGACGATGTCGGACGCGGTCGCCGTCATCTCCCCGGTGAGGTCGCGCCGCTCGCTCTGGCGGCGGTGGATCGGACCGAGCAGCGGTCCGCTGAGCGCGAGGACCGCGGGCACCCCGAGCAGCAGGACGAGGCCGAGCCTGAGGTCGATGCCAAGAAGCACCACGGTGACCGTGCCGATCGCCAGGGCCGCGCCCACCGCCCGGCCGAGCACCTCGACGACCGAGCCGAGCTTGACCACGTCGCCCGTGCCGACGGTGATCACCTCGCCCGAGCCGATCCGCCGAGCCAGTGACTCCCCGAGTCTCCCGGCCTGCCGGGAGACGACCTGGACCGTGCGGTAGGCGGCGCCCAGCCACACCCGCACCGACGCCACGTGCCCCAGGGTCCTGGCCACCGCCATGAGCAGTCCGAGCCCGAGCAGCACCCCGGCCCAGACGCCGAGCGCCCCGGCGTCCCGGGCGGTGATCCCCTCGTCGACGGCCCTGCCCACCGCGGCGGGCATGAGCGCCTGCGCCGTCATGCCCACGACGCTCCACGCGGCCGTCGCCGCGAAGGCGGGCGCCTCCGCACGGGTCAGCCAGCTCAGGAAGCGCCACGGCCCGCCGTCGGCGGGCGTGCCGGGATCTCGTACCGGAAGGTCGCGCATCCCTCGACGTTAAGTAATCGGACGGCGACGGCGCCAATGGTTTTTCGCGTGTTTCCGCGCGCTCACGGCGGCCCGCGCAGATCGTCACCTGGATGTGAGGGGCGGCACGGCCCCTGGTGGGGCTCCGGGGCGGTGGGGATGGTTACCCTGCATGGCATGAGCGACCGCCGCATCCTGTTCGTGCACGCCCATCCCGACGACGAGTCGATCGGGACGGGCGCCACCATGGCCCGGTACGCGGCTGAAGGCGCCCAGGTGACCCTCGTGACGTGCACCCTCGGCGAGGAGGGCGAGATCATCCCGCCGGAGCTCGCCGAACTGGGCGCCGACCAGCGCGACGAGCTGGGCGTCTACCGGATCACCGAGCTGGGCGCGGCGCTCGACGCGCTGGGCGTCGCCGACCACAGGTATCTGGGCGGCGCGGGCCGCTGGCGCGACTCCGGGATGGCCGGGGTGCCGTCCAACGAGCGGTCCGAGGCGTTCTGGCAGGCCGATCTCGAGGTCGCCGCGAGCCAGCTCGAAGAGGTGATCAGGGACGTGCGGCCGCAGGTCATGGTCACCTATGACGACAACGGCTACTACGGCCACCCTGACCACATCCAGGCCCACCGGGTCGCCTGGCTCGCCTTCCAGAAGGCCCAGGGCACCGACTGGGAGGTCGCCAAGTTCTACGCGACGGCCATGCCCCGCTCGGTGATCGCCCGGTCCGTGGCCGTCCTCCAGGCCGGAGGGCCCTTCCGCGGCCCGGCCTCGGTGGACGAGGTCGCCTACGGCGTCCCGGACGACCAGGTGACCACCGCGATCGACGCCCGCGCCTACCTGCCCCGCAAGCTCACCGCCCTCGCCGCGCACCGCACCCAGATCACCGTCGCCGGCTCGCACTTCGCGCTGTCGGACAACGTCGGCCAGCAGGCGTTCGGCACCGAGTACTACACGCTGATCGCGGGCCCCAAGGGCCCGGTCGGGCCGGACGGGCGCGAGTCCGACCTGTTCGGCGGGATAGCCTGAGCTTTTGTGAACGGGCGGCGGATGAACGGCGATGAAGGCGGGGCCAAGGTCGCGCTCTACGGGCTGCTCGGCATCGGGGGCGCGCTCGTGGCGCTGATCGGCGCGTTCGAGTACACCGCCTTCCGCCCGGCGCCGGTGGTCTCCTGCCTTTTTGTCCTGCTCGGCACGTTCCTCGCGATCCTCGGCGCGGGCTGGGCCGCGGGCACCCGGTACGGGGCCCTGGTGGCCGCGGTGCCGTGGGTGCTCGTCACGGGGGCGCTCTCGGTGGGGCCCAAGGAGGGCGACATCGTGATCAGCGGGGACATCCTCGGCGTGGTCTACCTCCTCGGCGGGATGGTCGTCGCGCTGATCGCCATCGCGCTCAGCCCAGAGCCGCACACATCGTTCTTCACCGGACTGCCGAATGATCCCTCCCGACCCCGCTGAGTTCCGCCGCGTCGCCGGCCGCTTCACCACGGGCATCACGATCGTGACGACCGTCGTGGAGGGCGTCCCGCACGCCATGACCATGAGCGCCTTCACCACGGTGTCCCTCGACCCGCTCCTCGTGCTGTTCTGCGCCGAGAAGAAGGCGAGGTTCCACGACACCGTGCTCGGGCGGGAGACCTGGGCGGTGTCCATCCTCGGCGAGCACTCCGAGGCCGCCTCGTCCTGGTTCGCGACCCGGGGCCGTCCCCTGGAGGGCCAGCTCGACGGGTGGGCGACCCATCCCGGGGCCGTCACCGGAGCCCCGGTCTTCGACGAGGCCATCGGCGCCCTGGAGTGCCGGACCCATGCCGTCCATGACGGGGGAGACCACAGCATCGTCGTAGGCGAGGTGCTGGCTGTGAGCCTCCCGTCGGAGGGCGGACCGCTGCTGTACGACCGGGGCGCCTACCGGGCGCTCAAGCCCGAATAGGACGGGTTCACAGCGCGTCGATCAGCCGGGACAGGACGATCGAGGTCTTCGTCTGCACGATCATCCGGTCGACCCGCACCCGCTCCAGGGTCTCCTCGAGGTGCGGGATGTCGCGGGCCCGGATGTGGATCAGCGCGTCGGGCTCGCCGCTGACGGTGTAGCAGGCCACGACCTCGGGGTGGCGGGCGATGCTCGCCTTGATCTGCGCGGCCGAGGTGCCGCCCGCGCAGAAGACCTCGACGAACGCCTCGGTGGTCCAGCCGAGCGCCTCCGGGCTGACCAGGGCGCGGTAGCCGGTGATCGCCCCTTCGGCGCGCAGCCTGTCGACCCGGCGCTTGACCGCGGGGGACGACAGGCCTACCTCGGCGCCGATCCGGGAATAGGAGGTTCGAGCGTCGGCGATGAGCGACGCAAGGATCCGTCGGTCGATATCGTCAATTTGCAATGAATTGCCGTTCTAGCTGCGATTTCCTCATTGGAGTGCTCTCCCCGGCGAGCCTAACCTGAGGTGCATGACGATCTCCTCTGAGCTGCGGACCCTGTCGGACGAGCACGCCGCGCACACCTACCACCCGCTGCCGGTCGTGATCGCCGAGGCCGAGGGTGTCTGGGTGACCGACGCGGACGGCCGCCGCTACCTGGACATGCTGTCCGCGTACTCCGCGGTCAACTTCGGGCACCGCAACCCCCGCCTCGTCGCCCGCGCCAAGGAGCAGCTCGACCGGGTCACCCTCGTCAGCCGGGCCTTCGACCACGACCAGTTCGGCCCCTTCGTCACCGAGCTGGCGCAGCTGTGCGGCAAGGACATGGTGCTGCCCATGAACTCCGGCGCCGAGGGCGTCGAGACGGCCATCAAGACCGCGCGCAAGTGGGGTTACGAGGTCAAGGGAGTGCCCGCCGACCAGGCCAACATCATCGTGTTCGCCGGGAACTTCCACGGCAGGACGACCACGATCATCTCCTTCTCCGACGACCCCGAGGCGCACGAGCACTACGGCCCCTACACCCCCGGCTTCCGCACCGTCCCCTACGGCGACATCGACGCCGTCCGGGCCGCGATGGACGGCTCGACCGTCGGCGTCCTCGTCGAGCCGATCCAGGGCGAGGCGGGCGTCAACGTGCCGCCGCGCGGCTTCCTGCGGGCGTTGCGCGAATTGTGCACCGAGGCCAACGTGCTGATGATCGACGACGAGATCCAGGCGGGCCTCGGCCGGGCGGGCGACACCTTCGCCGCGCAGTTCGAGGACGTCGTCCCCGACCTCTACATCCTCGGCAAGGCCCTCGGCGGCGGCATCATGCCCGTCTCCGCCGTGGTGGCGAACCGTGACGTCCTGGGCGTCTTCCAGCCCGGCCAGCACGGCTCCACCTTCGGCGGCAACCCGCTCGCCTGCGCGATCGGCCGCGAGGTCGTCGCCATGCTGAACGAGGGCACCCACCAGCGGCACTCCAAGGAACTCGGCGCCTACATGCACGCGCGCCTCGCCGAGCTGTCCGGCGTCTCCTACGTCTCGGGCCGCGGCCTGTGGGCGGGCCTGCACCTCGACCGCAAGGCGAGGCCGATCTCCGAGCGGCTGATGGAGCTCGGCGTCCTGGCCAAGGAGACCCACGAGACCACGATCCGCCTCGCGCCGCCCCTGACCATCACCCGCGAGGAGCTCGACTGGTCGCTGGAGCAGGTGCGCACCGCGCTCGGCGAGCACTGACGCGGCTCCCGGCAGGCCCGGGTACCCGCCGGTAACCCGGCCGCGGGCCATTGCTTACGATGCCGCCATGACCTTCGCGACGGCCGACCTCATCGACGACTTCGACGCCGAACTCCAGAGCTGCGAGACCCAGTTCCGCCAGTACGGCGGCAAGTCCTCGTTCTCCGGGCAGATCACCACGATCCGCTGCTTCCGCGACAACGGACTCGTGAAGCGGACGCTGAACTCGCCGGGCGAGGGCCGCGTCCTCGTCGTGGACGGGGGCGCGTCCCTCGCGTCCGCCCTCTGCGGCGACCTCATCGCGAAGGCCGCCGTCGACAACGGCTGGTCCGGCGTCGTCATCTACGGCGCCGTCCGGGACGCCGCGACCCTCGCCACGCTGCCCCTCGGCGTCAAGGCGCTCGGATCCAACCCGCGCAAGAGCGCCAAGGACGCCGTCGGCGAGACCGACGTCCCCGTGGAGTTCGGCGGGGTCGAGTTCAAACCCGGCGCGTGGCTCTACAGCGACGCCGACGGCATCGTCATCGCCGACCGGGACGTCCTCGCCTGATCCTCCGGGGCGGGCCCGTCAGACGTTCGCCTTGGCCATGAAGGCGGCGAACTCGCCGAGCGTCATCCTCCCGTCTTGGCTGAGGTCGGCCTGGACCATCACCTCCACCACCCGGGACGTGCTCGCCTCCTTCCCGAGCGCGCGCATGAGGTTGCCGAGCTCGCCGACGTCGATGAAGCCGTCGCCGTCGGCGTCGATGAGGTTGAAGGTCGCCTGGTACTCGCCTGCATTGATCTCGTTCGTCACGTGCCGCACGGTATCGAATCCGTCAGAGGACCGAGAAGAGCACCTTTCGTCACCGTCCGGCGACGTAAGGTGACGGGCATGGTGTTGCACTCGCTACTGCGCCGGGAACCCCGGGGCCTGCTGCGCCGCCCGCCCGCCGCCCCCACCGCCGAGGCGGTCCGCCGCGAGCTGCGCCTCCCCAAGGGCCGCACCGCGCGGATCTCCGGCGGCCGGCTCAGGATCGACGGCGGCTGGAACGCCCGCTGGATCGCCGCGCGCCTCATCGCCGACCTGCCCGCCGCGGTCCGGGTCGAGCAGTACGGCGAGGAGATCGTCATCGCCGGCGCCCCCTCCCGCGCGCACGACCGCATGGTCGAGGCGGTCGCCGACCGGATCGCCCCCGCCGCCAAGGAACGCGAGTGGGCCGTCCGCCGCGACACGACGGTCCTCCTGCCCTCGGGCGGCGCCTACGTGCGGCCCGACCTCGTCTGCGTGCGGCCGGGCTCCGTCTGGCAGGGCGACGTGGTCCTCGGCGCCGACCTCGCCGTCGCCGTCGAGGTCGCCGCGGCCCCCGACGCCGCCGACGACCGCGAACTCAAACGCCGCTTCTACGCCACCGCCGGGGTGTCCTGCTACGTCCTGCTCGACCTCGAGCGCGGCGACGCCGTCCTGTACGACATCCCCTGCGAGGGCGACTACCACCACCAGACCGACGCGCCCCTCGGCACCGCGCTCCCGCTCCCGTTCGACGCGGTCCTGGACACCGCGATCCCCGAAGCCCCATACCGTCCGGGCATGTGAGCTGCGGCGCGGCCCTGGAAGATCGCACCATGTGAGCATGATGCGACATCTGGTGATCGGCGTGCTCGCGCTCGCGCCCCTGACCGCGTGCGGCGGCAACGCCAAGGCCCCGCCGCCCGCCGCCCCCGGGGTCTCCGCCCCGCCGACCGGCGCGAACCCGCCCTCCGCGGACGCCCCGGCGAAGGCGAACCCGCCCAGGACCGGCCCCGGGACCACCGCGAGGCCGGCCCCGCCGCAGACCCCCGTCGTCGACCCGACGGGCACCGCGATCCCCGCCACACCCCCGCCGCTGCCCCCGCTGCCCGCCTGGACCGCACCCGTCCTCCAGCCGGGTGCCGTCCCGTGAGCGCGTAATGCGTCGATCTTGTGGCCTGGACGTGATCAACCGCTGGTTATCGTGCCGCTACCGGAGAGAGGAAAAGAAAGACGATGACCGAGCAGGGAACGTCGAAGGGTCGCCGGATCTCCGGCGACCAGAGAGAGGAACTCGCCCGCACCGCCGTGGAGCAGTACGCGGCAGGGCGCAGTATCCGGGCATTGGCCGCCGAGCTGGGGCGCTCGTACGGCTTCATCCACAAGCTGCTCGTCGAGTCCGGCGTGGAGCTTCGTGGACGAGGGGGCAATAACCGGGCCAAGAAGGACTGATGAACGGCAAGCGCGGTTGACACTGCCCCTGCGCGCGGAAAGCCTCGCCCGTATGGACCGTGTCCGCCCGCTCGCACCGGGGCTGCTGGTACTCCTCGGACTGGCAGCCTCGGCCATCGTCCTCACCTTCCTGCAAGCCTCTTCCGGCTGGGTCGGCCCGGCCGTCCTCGCCCTGCTCCTCACCATCGCCGCCCAGCCGATCCGGTCCTGGCTGGTCCGGCTCGGCGCCCCCGACTGGGTGCGCTTCCTCGTCCCGCTCCTCGCGGTCCTCGTCTTCCTCATCTGCATGGGCGTCGCCATCGCGCTGGCCATCACCCAGCTGATCTCGCTGCTGCCCGCCCACTCCGAGAAGTTCACCGCCCTCGCCGACCGCACCATCGCCTGGCTGTCGAGCCTCGGCATCGACACCTCGGAGCTGTGGGCCCGCGCCAGCCGCCTGGACCCCGCCAACCTCGTCCCCTACCTCCAGACCGCCCTCAACGGCCTCCTCAACGTGGGATCCGCCGGCATCCTCCTGGTGACCCTCCTGGTCGCCATGTCCTTGGACGCCGGAGCCCTCGGCCGTGAACTCGATCGCCTGGAACCCGCCAAACCCGCACTCGTCAGGGCACTCCGCGGCGTGGTCCGCGACACCTACAGCTACCTCAAGGTCTCGACCATCTTCGGCGCCCTCATGGCGACCTGCGACGTGGTCGTCCTCTTCGCGCTGGGAGTTCCGCTCCCGTGGCTCTGGGGCCTCCTGGCCTTCATCGCCAACTACATCCCCACCCTGGGCTTCCTCCTGGCCCTCATCCCCCCGGCACTCCTGACCCTCGTCATCTCCGGCCCCGCCAAGGCCCTCCTGGTGGTGGCCGCCTACATAGCCATCAACTTCGTGACCCAGTCCCTCCTGCTCCCGAAGTTCCTTTCTGGCGCCGTGGGCCTCTCCGTGACCCTGACGATGCTCTCCCTCATCGTCTGGACCTCGGTCCTAGGCCCCCTGGGCGCTCTCCTGGCCGTCCCCATGACCCTCATGGTCCGAGCCCTCCTCCTGGACATAGACCCCGCCAAACGCTGGGCCGGCCGCCTCCTCACCGGCTCCGACCCGAGGCCCTAGAGCTCGCGGGACTCCCACGCGAGCTGCCGCAGCGCACCCTTCCCGACCACGAGAAGCCCCCTTTCCGGATTCTTCGAATCCCGCACCAGGACAGCGGCCCCGAGCCCGGCGAGCTCCACGCAGTCCGATCCCGACGAGTCGCTGTAGGTGCTCTTGCGCCAATCCGGGGCGGTGTGCGGTGTGCTCATGCGTCCTCCATGATCGCCTGAATACGGTTCCTGGACTCCTCGACGGACAGGGCGGAGGATCTCGCCCGTTCGAAGAGTAGGGCGAATTCTGAGACCTTGTCAGGATCTCGCACGCTCTGTCCGAAGCCGTTGACCGATTCGGCGTACGCGATCTCGGATGTCTCCGAGGCGATGAGCTGAAAAGCGCTGCTCTCGAAGACCTCCGCTCCGATCGGAAGGATCTGGATGGAGATGGTGAACTGCTCCGAGCGTTCCAGGAGTCGCTTGCACTGCTCCGGGCGTAGGTGTCCGGGGATGTCCCTGACGACGTTCTCGCGCAGGAGCAGGAAGATCCATGGCGGTTTCGCCTTCTCCAAGACCTTCTGCCTGGCGAGCCGTATGCCGACCTGCTCTTCCACGACAGCGGGCGGATGCCGGACCTTGAAGACCGTCCGCGCGTACGCCTCCGTCTGGAACAGACCGGGCACGAGCACCGGTTCGTAGAACCTGATGCGCTTGGCATCGCGCTCTATCTCGATGACAGGGCGGAACCCCGTCGGAACGTTCCTGAGCCGTCGGGCTTCGTCCAGCGCCGCCCAGATCCGCTGAAAGGTCCCATGGGTCTTGAATTGGGTGTCGAGATCGGCCGCAAGGGCCTCGGACGGCACTCTCTCCAAGGTCTCCACCTTGTCCAACCACTGCCGGGTGCACCCGAGCAGCTCGGCGAGTTTCACTCGGGACAGCCCATCGGCCTCGCGCCGGACCCTGAGCTCCTCCATGAACAGCCGTTGAAATCTGGACGCCTCGCTACCGATTGACGCCGATTTCGCCCCCCTCAATCAGTTTGTGCCCTGGAAGCAGCAGACCCCGTTCCGGGTGCAGGTAAGTAGCAGCCCGGTTTCTGCCGGGTGCAGCCCCGGGGTAGGCCGAGGTGCATCCAGTCGGAACCCCGGGTGCCGGCCGGTGGGTGTTCGGTGCGTAGCAGACAGTAACCCTGTTGTGTCAATGTCGTCCCCGAAACCGCCGATTACCCACAAGGACCAGGCATGACGCCAGATCTCACCGCCCTCCAACACCGCTACCCGAACTGAATGATCCGCCCAACCCCCGCAAAAACCCTCTACCTCGCCACCCGCCGAGACCGCCACCACCTCACCGCCGACGACCTGGGCAAGGGCCTCGCCATGACCCTCATAGAAGACACCCCAGAAGCCCTAGCCGAGTCCCTGTCCGCCCAATCCCGAATCGAGCCGTGACCATGCCGA harbors:
- a CDS encoding ABC transporter transmembrane domain-containing protein — translated: MRDLPVRDPGTPADGGPWRFLSWLTRAEAPAFAATAAWSVVGMTAQALMPAAVGRAVDEGITARDAGALGVWAGVLLGLGLLMAVARTLGHVASVRVWLGAAYRTVQVVSRQAGRLGESLARRIGSGEVITVGTGDVVKLGSVVEVLGRAVGAALAIGTVTVVLLGIDLRLGLVLLLGVPAVLALSGPLLGPIHRRQSERRDLTGEMTATASDIVAGLRVLRGIGGEALFERRFRAESQRVREAGTRAGRAEAWLNAAAVLFPGLLLTLVTWLGARYTAAGEITVGQLVACYGYAAFLVTPLWVLGEAAGHLTRGHVAAARVVRILRMTPDHPGDGVREPSGGELADDASGLRIRPGLLTAVVAGQEAGALADRLAGYTGESGVTYGGVPLAELAGLRRRILYAAEGDVLFTGPLRAELLPEGPDERIASAVRAASADDVLAEAGGLAEGTVAEAGREFSGGQRQRLRLARALAADAEVLLLVEPTSAVDAHTEAAIAERLAAHRAGRTTVVFTGSPLVLAAADHVVHVQRGKVAAEGGHADLMAEAPGYRAAVTRQLGGPGIPDEYGPNERVPAENVPEEGAPDESVLEENVPNEREGDPA
- the mshB gene encoding N-acetyl-1-D-myo-inositol-2-amino-2-deoxy-alpha-D-glucopyranoside deacetylase, with product MSDRRILFVHAHPDDESIGTGATMARYAAEGAQVTLVTCTLGEEGEIIPPELAELGADQRDELGVYRITELGAALDALGVADHRYLGGAGRWRDSGMAGVPSNERSEAFWQADLEVAASQLEEVIRDVRPQVMVTYDDNGYYGHPDHIQAHRVAWLAFQKAQGTDWEVAKFYATAMPRSVIARSVAVLQAGGPFRGPASVDEVAYGVPDDQVTTAIDARAYLPRKLTALAAHRTQITVAGSHFALSDNVGQQAFGTEYYTLIAGPKGPVGPDGRESDLFGGIA
- a CDS encoding DUF6113 family protein, translating into MNGRRMNGDEGGAKVALYGLLGIGGALVALIGAFEYTAFRPAPVVSCLFVLLGTFLAILGAGWAAGTRYGALVAAVPWVLVTGALSVGPKEGDIVISGDILGVVYLLGGMVVALIAIALSPEPHTSFFTGLPNDPSRPR
- a CDS encoding flavin reductase family protein, with translation MIPPDPAEFRRVAGRFTTGITIVTTVVEGVPHAMTMSAFTTVSLDPLLVLFCAEKKARFHDTVLGRETWAVSILGEHSEAASSWFATRGRPLEGQLDGWATHPGAVTGAPVFDEAIGALECRTHAVHDGGDHSIVVGEVLAVSLPSEGGPLLYDRGAYRALKPE
- a CDS encoding Lrp/AsnC family transcriptional regulator; protein product: MQIDDIDRRILASLIADARTSYSRIGAEVGLSSPAVKRRVDRLRAEGAITGYRALVSPEALGWTTEAFVEVFCAGGTSAAQIKASIARHPEVVACYTVSGEPDALIHIRARDIPHLEETLERVRVDRMIVQTKTSIVLSRLIDAL
- the rocD gene encoding ornithine--oxo-acid transaminase, whose product is MTISSELRTLSDEHAAHTYHPLPVVIAEAEGVWVTDADGRRYLDMLSAYSAVNFGHRNPRLVARAKEQLDRVTLVSRAFDHDQFGPFVTELAQLCGKDMVLPMNSGAEGVETAIKTARKWGYEVKGVPADQANIIVFAGNFHGRTTTIISFSDDPEAHEHYGPYTPGFRTVPYGDIDAVRAAMDGSTVGVLVEPIQGEAGVNVPPRGFLRALRELCTEANVLMIDDEIQAGLGRAGDTFAAQFEDVVPDLYILGKALGGGIMPVSAVVANRDVLGVFQPGQHGSTFGGNPLACAIGREVVAMLNEGTHQRHSKELGAYMHARLAELSGVSYVSGRGLWAGLHLDRKARPISERLMELGVLAKETHETTIRLAPPLTITREELDWSLEQVRTALGEH
- the rraA gene encoding ribonuclease E activity regulator RraA, yielding MTFATADLIDDFDAELQSCETQFRQYGGKSSFSGQITTIRCFRDNGLVKRTLNSPGEGRVLVVDGGASLASALCGDLIAKAAVDNGWSGVVIYGAVRDAATLATLPLGVKALGSNPRKSAKDAVGETDVPVEFGGVEFKPGAWLYSDADGIVIADRDVLA
- a CDS encoding EF-hand domain-containing protein, whose protein sequence is MTNEINAGEYQATFNLIDADGDGFIDVGELGNLMRALGKEASTSRVVEVMVQADLSQDGRMTLGEFAAFMAKANV
- a CDS encoding Uma2 family endonuclease; translation: MVLHSLLRREPRGLLRRPPAAPTAEAVRRELRLPKGRTARISGGRLRIDGGWNARWIAARLIADLPAAVRVEQYGEEIVIAGAPSRAHDRMVEAVADRIAPAAKEREWAVRRDTTVLLPSGGAYVRPDLVCVRPGSVWQGDVVLGADLAVAVEVAAAPDAADDRELKRRFYATAGVSCYVLLDLERGDAVLYDIPCEGDYHHQTDAPLGTALPLPFDAVLDTAIPEAPYRPGM
- a CDS encoding helix-turn-helix domain-containing protein; this translates as MTEQGTSKGRRISGDQREELARTAVEQYAAGRSIRALAAELGRSYGFIHKLLVESGVELRGRGGNNRAKKD
- a CDS encoding AI-2E family transporter, which translates into the protein MDRVRPLAPGLLVLLGLAASAIVLTFLQASSGWVGPAVLALLLTIAAQPIRSWLVRLGAPDWVRFLVPLLAVLVFLICMGVAIALAITQLISLLPAHSEKFTALADRTIAWLSSLGIDTSELWARASRLDPANLVPYLQTALNGLLNVGSAGILLVTLLVAMSLDAGALGRELDRLEPAKPALVRALRGVVRDTYSYLKVSTIFGALMATCDVVVLFALGVPLPWLWGLLAFIANYIPTLGFLLALIPPALLTLVISGPAKALLVVAAYIAINFVTQSLLLPKFLSGAVGLSVTLTMLSLIVWTSVLGPLGALLAVPMTLMVRALLLDIDPAKRWAGRLLTGSDPRP
- a CDS encoding DUF397 domain-containing protein, whose translation is MSTPHTAPDWRKSTYSDSSGSDCVELAGLGAAVLVRDSKNPERGLLVVGKGALRQLAWESREL
- a CDS encoding helix-turn-helix domain-containing protein, yielding MEELRVRREADGLSRVKLAELLGCTRQWLDKVETLERVPSEALAADLDTQFKTHGTFQRIWAALDEARRLRNVPTGFRPVIEIERDAKRIRFYEPVLVPGLFQTEAYARTVFKVRHPPAVVEEQVGIRLARQKVLEKAKPPWIFLLLRENVVRDIPGHLRPEQCKRLLERSEQFTISIQILPIGAEVFESSAFQLIASETSEIAYAESVNGFGQSVRDPDKVSEFALLFERARSSALSVEESRNRIQAIMEDA